From a single Balneolales bacterium ANBcel1 genomic region:
- a CDS encoding sugar porter family MFS transporter, giving the protein MNSKQFLIVRITAIVALGGFLMGFDASVISGVVRFIEPEFGLSKLQLGWAVGSLTLTSTLAMLLAGPLSDRFGRLAILKAAAVLFGVSAIASALAPTFTILVIARMIGGLGVGASLIVAPMFIAEISPPKMRGKMVSVNQLNIVIGISAAFFTNYLILRWGQSEAFLAQTLMFAEYNWRWMLGLETLPAIIYFIGLFFVPQSPRWQIRAGKIDEARQTMNRLYGEEDADKQITDVINSLEADKHKENVSVTELLQPALRFVLIIGISLAILQQITGINAVFFYAPMIFEQSGIGTDASFMQAVLVGLTNLVFTILAIMFIDRFGRKPLLLFGMTGIALMMILLSYGFHSASYELTPESIETLDETIDRTALVQNMSGTTFPNDVVFKQALAETIGQEAAIEHESAIITAAIDINPTLILLGILGFVASFAISIGPVMWVMFSELFPLRVRGLAISLAGFINSGVSFLVQLVFPWELATLGNSMTFLIYGLFAIVGLLLVWKVVPETKNKSLEELEEQLVRVRE; this is encoded by the coding sequence ATGAACAGCAAACAGTTCCTGATTGTACGTATCACTGCCATTGTTGCCCTGGGCGGCTTTCTGATGGGCTTCGACGCTTCTGTCATTTCGGGTGTCGTAAGATTTATTGAGCCCGAGTTTGGCCTCTCCAAGCTGCAACTGGGTTGGGCGGTCGGTTCATTGACGCTTACATCCACTCTGGCTATGCTGCTGGCAGGCCCGCTGAGTGACCGTTTCGGGAGACTTGCCATTCTCAAGGCAGCAGCTGTTCTCTTCGGCGTCTCCGCCATTGCATCGGCCCTCGCGCCCACTTTTACCATTCTCGTGATCGCCCGGATGATCGGCGGATTGGGAGTCGGGGCATCATTGATCGTCGCCCCCATGTTTATTGCCGAGATATCCCCTCCCAAAATGAGGGGAAAAATGGTGAGTGTGAATCAGCTCAATATCGTGATCGGTATTTCCGCCGCCTTTTTCACCAATTATCTGATCCTGCGCTGGGGACAGTCCGAAGCCTTTTTGGCTCAGACGCTGATGTTCGCGGAGTACAACTGGAGATGGATGCTCGGACTGGAAACCCTGCCTGCCATCATTTACTTCATAGGCCTGTTTTTTGTACCGCAAAGTCCCCGCTGGCAGATCAGAGCAGGTAAAATCGACGAAGCCAGGCAAACCATGAACCGTCTGTACGGGGAGGAAGATGCGGACAAGCAAATCACCGATGTTATCAACAGCCTGGAAGCGGACAAACACAAGGAGAACGTTTCCGTCACCGAACTTCTCCAGCCGGCGTTGCGCTTTGTCCTGATCATAGGCATTTCCCTCGCCATTTTGCAGCAAATTACCGGAATCAACGCGGTTTTCTTCTATGCCCCCATGATCTTCGAGCAATCCGGAATCGGCACGGATGCTTCCTTCATGCAGGCTGTTCTGGTTGGACTGACCAATCTCGTATTTACCATCCTGGCCATCATGTTCATTGACAGGTTCGGGAGAAAACCGCTGCTTTTGTTCGGCATGACCGGAATTGCCCTCATGATGATTCTGCTCTCCTACGGGTTCCACTCTGCCTCCTATGAACTCACACCAGAAAGCATCGAAACCCTCGATGAGACCATCGACAGGACCGCTTTGGTGCAAAACATGAGCGGAACCACATTTCCGAACGATGTCGTTTTCAAACAGGCCCTGGCTGAAACCATCGGCCAGGAGGCGGCGATCGAACATGAATCCGCAATCATCACCGCGGCGATCGATATCAATCCGACACTGATCCTGTTGGGGATACTGGGCTTTGTGGCCTCATTTGCCATCTCTATCGGACCGGTGATGTGGGTCATGTTCTCGGAGCTGTTCCCGCTGCGGGTACGGGGGCTGGCGATCTCCCTTGCCGGATTTATAAACTCCGGAGTGAGTTTTCTGGTGCAGCTTGTATTTCCATGGGAGCTGGCTACCCTTGGTAACAGCATGACATTCCTTATCTACGGACTTTTTGCCATTGTCGGCCTGCTGCTAGTTTGGAAAGTCGTTCCTGAAACCAAAAACAAGTCGCTCGAAGAACTCGAGGAGCAGTTGGTCAGAGTGCGGGAATAA
- a CDS encoding family 16 glycosylhydrolase has product MAAFLIGNAHAQNWELVWSDEFEGEELDESKWSYQYGTGASEGLVGWGNNESQYYTDREENIFVRDGNLHIVAREESYGGQNYTSARIRSINNGDWRYGRFEIRAKMPIGQGLWPAIWMMPTDDVYGGWAASGEIDIMEYLGHEPDIVHGTLHYGGGWPDNVHTGDYYQLDEGRFSDDFYTFALEWEHGEMRWYVDGELYQTQNNWYTQGHDFPAPFDQRFHMILNVAVGGNWPGYPDHTTEFPQEMIVDYVRVYQDTDAEARVALPMTFEDEFFNWEEAFTNFDGGSVSVVENPAPDQVNSSDRVGKMVKDGGEFWGGAWFKVDRPFSFDSDNNGISMKVWSPREDVPVAVKVEQSDGDEEHEVVVSTSAGGEWEVMEWDMSGAGFNETWDMITLIFDLEEGQTGDGSDTFTWYFDDLEITQAREDDPLPDGPDSPSDLHPVTLPLDFEDRDFNWDMAFFGFDGGNAGVVENPHPDNVNDSDWVGMMVKDGGAFWAGAFMHIDQAFSFDSDNHTVTMKVWSPREDVPVLFKVEQQNGDEEYEVAVSTTTSEEWEELTWDMSGADATIEWDLITLIFDLQDGQIGDGSADFTWYFDDLHVSGVEVPTSVGDPLTQTPDQLTLAQNYPNPFNPATTISFSLPESAHASLAVYNLLGQRVALLKDEHLASGQYSVTFDASGLSSGTYIYRLQAGDMQLTRSLTLVK; this is encoded by the coding sequence ATGGCCGCTTTTCTGATCGGCAATGCACACGCTCAGAACTGGGAACTGGTCTGGTCGGATGAGTTTGAAGGAGAAGAGCTGGATGAGTCAAAATGGTCCTACCAATACGGTACCGGAGCATCGGAAGGGCTGGTCGGCTGGGGCAATAACGAGTCACAGTACTACACCGATCGGGAGGAAAACATCTTTGTACGGGATGGCAATCTCCACATCGTTGCCAGGGAAGAATCCTACGGCGGTCAAAATTACACTTCCGCCAGAATCCGCTCCATCAATAATGGCGACTGGCGGTATGGCCGGTTTGAAATCAGGGCAAAAATGCCGATCGGCCAGGGCCTCTGGCCGGCTATCTGGATGATGCCGACCGATGATGTGTATGGCGGATGGGCGGCAAGCGGCGAAATCGACATCATGGAATACCTGGGACACGAGCCCGATATCGTCCACGGAACCCTTCACTATGGGGGTGGCTGGCCGGATAATGTCCACACCGGTGATTACTACCAACTCGACGAAGGCCGGTTTTCCGATGACTTTTACACTTTTGCACTGGAATGGGAGCACGGCGAGATGCGGTGGTATGTTGATGGAGAGCTTTATCAGACCCAGAACAACTGGTACACGCAGGGACATGACTTCCCGGCTCCGTTCGATCAGCGATTCCATATGATTTTGAATGTGGCCGTGGGAGGAAACTGGCCGGGCTACCCGGATCACACCACCGAGTTTCCCCAGGAGATGATTGTCGACTATGTACGCGTGTATCAGGATACCGATGCGGAAGCACGTGTGGCACTGCCGATGACGTTTGAGGATGAGTTCTTCAACTGGGAGGAGGCGTTCACCAACTTCGATGGCGGTTCGGTATCCGTTGTCGAGAATCCCGCACCGGATCAGGTCAACAGCAGCGATCGCGTCGGAAAAATGGTCAAGGATGGCGGAGAGTTTTGGGGTGGGGCATGGTTTAAAGTGGACCGCCCGTTTAGCTTTGATTCCGATAACAATGGAATATCGATGAAGGTGTGGTCCCCCCGGGAAGATGTTCCTGTTGCGGTTAAAGTGGAACAGTCTGATGGCGACGAAGAGCATGAAGTGGTTGTATCGACTTCTGCCGGCGGTGAGTGGGAAGTGATGGAATGGGATATGAGCGGAGCCGGTTTCAATGAGACCTGGGATATGATAACGCTCATTTTCGACCTTGAGGAAGGTCAGACGGGGGATGGAAGTGATACCTTTACCTGGTATTTCGATGATCTGGAGATCACGCAAGCCCGGGAGGATGACCCGCTGCCGGATGGACCCGACTCACCAAGTGACCTGCATCCCGTTACACTGCCTTTGGATTTTGAGGACCGCGATTTCAACTGGGATATGGCATTCTTCGGATTTGACGGTGGCAACGCCGGTGTTGTTGAGAATCCCCATCCCGACAATGTAAACGACAGCGACTGGGTCGGTATGATGGTCAAGGATGGTGGAGCATTCTGGGCCGGCGCCTTCATGCATATTGATCAGGCGTTTTCATTTGACAGCGATAATCACACCGTAACCATGAAAGTATGGTCACCGCGGGAGGATGTTCCCGTCCTGTTTAAGGTGGAGCAGCAAAACGGTGACGAGGAATACGAGGTTGCGGTTTCAACCACGACCAGTGAAGAGTGGGAGGAATTAACCTGGGATATGAGCGGAGCAGATGCCACAATCGAATGGGACCTGATCACTCTGATTTTCGACTTGCAGGACGGGCAAATTGGAGACGGTAGTGCCGACTTTACCTGGTATTTTGATGACCTGCATGTCTCGGGTGTTGAAGTGCCAACCTCGGTCGGAGATCCATTAACACAGACACCGGACCAGTTGACACTCGCCCAGAACTATCCCAACCCGTTCAACCCGGCCACAACCATATCATTCTCACTGCCTGAATCGGCTCATGCGTCCCTTGCCGTGTACAATCTGCTTGGACAGCGCGTGGCTCTGCTGAAAGACGAACACCTGGCATCGGGACAGTATTCGGTAACGTTTGATGCCTCCGGACTTTCGAGCGGAACCTATATCTACCGGCTTCAGGCCGGAGACATGCAGCTAACAAGAAGTCTTACGCTTGTAAAATGA
- a CDS encoding T9SS type A sorting domain-containing protein, producing MYKYSVIMLMAVLLPASSLFAQSSEVTAVVAGNDENGGISAPVTIENPENRSDMQGFPTAFSIDDVDVDWDGYTFYGFDGAALRVVENPDKSAGNDSDHVLEYSKQESAEPWAGFVYHLERAVSGTDDAVFRLNIWSPRDGIDAQMKLETRDEQNSTGDLFKEVTLAEEWNTLEWDLSGINQDVAWDRVVVIMDMDFDNPPQGGARDTWYMDDFELAGVVDAGEPSDPGDSDDNGDNGDEAPDLVRVPLPVDFEDQSIDWANVFLGFEGAHVDVIENPHKDDDNDSDWVGRMVKDASIYWAGAFFWTEETFWFDEENNTITMDVWSPRRNVGINLKLEQSDGEGEHDSFAVTSTEGEWETMTWDYSGASPLIDWDQLTMIFDFHVGQDGDGGPDWTWYFDNIQVNHADPDSDRPEGPATPADLHPVSLPLDFDDEEFNWDFAFFGFDGGHASRVENPDQGDGNDSEWVGRMVKGSGPFWAGAFMHLEEPFSFDPDDPHVSMKVWSPRADVPVLMKVEQQDSGAEYEISSNTSTSVEWEVMQWDMSGVDLDTQWDVVVLIFDFQEGAEGDASEDFTWYFDRLEVNADESDLPTSTDDDIRNMPAAYELSQNYPNPFNPTTNIQFSLPEQADVTLEVFNVMGQRVAVLAGGVYQAGQHVVEFDASEMASGIYIYRLQAGSFTQTKKMMLVK from the coding sequence ATGTACAAGTATTCTGTAATTATGTTGATGGCGGTTTTGCTGCCTGCTTCCTCGCTATTTGCTCAATCTTCCGAAGTAACTGCCGTTGTTGCCGGGAATGATGAAAACGGTGGCATCTCAGCCCCGGTCACGATCGAAAACCCGGAGAATCGATCCGATATGCAGGGATTCCCGACGGCCTTTAGTATTGATGATGTGGATGTGGACTGGGATGGCTACACCTTTTATGGATTCGACGGAGCCGCTCTCCGGGTCGTAGAAAACCCGGACAAATCGGCCGGCAATGATTCCGACCATGTCCTGGAGTACAGCAAGCAGGAGAGTGCTGAACCCTGGGCGGGCTTTGTTTATCACCTCGAAAGAGCAGTCTCTGGAACGGATGACGCGGTCTTCCGCCTGAATATCTGGTCGCCCCGGGACGGTATCGATGCCCAGATGAAACTGGAGACCCGCGATGAGCAAAACTCAACCGGTGACCTGTTTAAGGAGGTAACTCTTGCAGAAGAGTGGAATACGCTGGAATGGGATTTGAGCGGCATCAACCAGGATGTAGCCTGGGACCGTGTTGTGGTTATTATGGATATGGATTTTGATAATCCCCCACAGGGAGGTGCCCGTGATACCTGGTACATGGATGATTTTGAACTGGCCGGGGTAGTTGATGCTGGCGAGCCGAGCGATCCCGGTGATTCCGACGATAATGGCGATAATGGCGATGAAGCACCCGATCTGGTCCGGGTTCCCCTGCCGGTTGACTTCGAAGACCAATCCATCGACTGGGCCAATGTGTTCCTTGGATTTGAAGGCGCCCATGTTGATGTCATCGAAAACCCGCACAAGGATGATGATAATGACAGCGACTGGGTCGGACGCATGGTTAAAGACGCGTCCATCTACTGGGCCGGCGCGTTCTTCTGGACCGAAGAAACGTTCTGGTTCGATGAAGAGAACAACACCATCACCATGGATGTCTGGTCCCCGCGAAGAAATGTCGGCATCAACCTCAAGCTTGAACAGTCTGACGGTGAGGGAGAACATGATTCGTTCGCCGTTACTTCTACGGAGGGTGAATGGGAGACCATGACCTGGGACTATAGCGGTGCCAGCCCTCTTATCGATTGGGATCAATTGACCATGATCTTTGATTTTCATGTGGGACAGGATGGCGACGGTGGACCCGACTGGACCTGGTATTTCGATAATATCCAGGTGAATCACGCGGATCCGGACAGTGACCGTCCAGAAGGTCCCGCTACCCCCGCAGACCTTCACCCGGTTTCTCTCCCCCTCGATTTTGACGATGAGGAATTCAACTGGGATTTCGCCTTCTTCGGATTTGATGGCGGCCATGCCTCACGAGTAGAAAACCCCGACCAGGGTGACGGTAACGACAGCGAATGGGTCGGACGCATGGTCAAAGGCTCCGGACCCTTCTGGGCCGGCGCGTTCATGCATCTTGAAGAGCCCTTTTCGTTTGATCCCGACGACCCCCATGTTTCCATGAAAGTGTGGTCGCCGCGCGCCGATGTGCCGGTTCTGATGAAGGTTGAACAGCAGGATAGTGGCGCCGAGTATGAAATCAGCAGCAATACCAGCACCAGCGTTGAATGGGAAGTCATGCAGTGGGATATGAGCGGAGTCGACCTGGACACGCAATGGGATGTCGTTGTACTGATCTTCGATTTCCAGGAGGGCGCAGAAGGTGACGCAAGCGAAGATTTTACCTGGTACTTTGATCGCCTTGAAGTCAACGCTGATGAGTCGGATCTGCCGACTTCGACCGATGACGACATCCGAAATATGCCGGCTGCTTATGAATTGAGCCAGAACTATCCGAACCCGTTCAACCCGACGACCAACATCCAGTTCAGCTTGCCGGAGCAGGCGGACGTAACCCTTGAAGTGTTCAACGTCATGGGACAGCGTGTCGCCGTTCTTGCCGGTGGAGTGTATCAGGCGGGTCAGCATGTGGTCGAATTTGACGCGTCGGAGATGGCTAGCGGTATTTATATCTACCGTCTGCAGGCCGGCTCGTTCACGCAAACCAAAAAAATGATGCTGGTGAAATAG
- a CDS encoding RagB/SusD family nutrient uptake outer membrane protein gives MKRLTIVISFLGLLMLSGCVDDFLDHKPPVQRTEDNFFQSKSDAEQALFATYEVLSFSHGRDNTGFHPFDLVSNVLSDDAYGGGSGPGDQPEILEFNDHSISVNNSKALGLWSDRFTGIYRSNLLIENLDNIRFENEHDRVVIGAEARFLRALFYFDLVRLFGNVPLFEEPLVAENIRVSQADPGDVYEFLVTELVDIIPDLRDVVPANQAGRATSWAAQALLGRVYLYHRDYVQPVFGAGSLSVTESEVLAHLEDVISNSGHDLLDDFGAQWGVDGNNNNEAIFSVQHIETSFGDWGFLNGSIGNWASQMTGLRGVGFHAEYASGWSFQPVTTNLVESFDQNADARYFYSILDPVDEGVNHRADEMHQWQGYAFKKFYPRFPDYPSVNTEFNWPYNRPVIRFADVLLMAAELNSPNAQDYFNRVRMRAYGDDFEEIPATRENIMEERRLEFAGEGIRYWDLLRMGLDTAAEKINAQATAEIRINFRTERLGLLPIPQSEINLSDRTLVQNPGYN, from the coding sequence ATGAAACGATTAACCATAGTAATCTCCTTCCTTGGCCTTTTGATGCTCTCCGGCTGTGTGGATGATTTCCTGGACCACAAACCGCCGGTGCAACGGACCGAAGACAACTTCTTTCAGTCTAAATCCGATGCCGAGCAGGCCCTGTTCGCCACTTATGAAGTGCTCTCGTTCTCACACGGACGTGATAATACCGGTTTCCATCCGTTTGACCTGGTCTCCAATGTGCTGTCGGACGACGCCTATGGCGGTGGGTCAGGCCCCGGTGACCAGCCCGAAATCCTGGAGTTTAACGATCATAGTATTTCGGTGAATAACAGCAAGGCTCTTGGCCTGTGGTCGGATCGGTTTACCGGTATTTACCGTTCCAACCTGCTCATTGAAAATCTTGACAATATCAGATTTGAAAACGAACATGACCGGGTGGTGATTGGTGCGGAAGCCCGTTTTCTCCGGGCACTGTTCTACTTCGACCTGGTGCGTCTGTTCGGAAACGTACCGCTGTTCGAAGAGCCGCTGGTTGCCGAAAACATCAGGGTGTCCCAGGCCGACCCGGGAGATGTGTATGAATTCCTGGTGACCGAGCTGGTGGATATTATCCCCGATTTGCGCGATGTAGTGCCCGCAAATCAGGCCGGCAGAGCCACCTCATGGGCCGCCCAGGCGTTGCTCGGACGTGTTTACCTTTATCACCGCGATTATGTACAGCCCGTCTTCGGCGCTGGAAGCCTGTCGGTTACCGAGAGCGAAGTGCTCGCACACCTGGAAGATGTGATCAGCAACAGCGGTCATGATCTGCTCGATGATTTCGGCGCTCAATGGGGCGTTGACGGAAACAACAACAACGAGGCGATTTTCTCGGTCCAGCATATCGAGACAAGTTTCGGAGACTGGGGTTTTCTGAACGGATCCATCGGCAACTGGGCATCCCAGATGACCGGTCTGCGAGGTGTGGGATTTCATGCCGAGTATGCTTCGGGATGGTCGTTCCAGCCGGTGACAACAAATCTTGTGGAGTCATTTGACCAGAATGCAGACGCCCGCTATTTCTACAGTATTCTGGATCCGGTGGATGAAGGGGTCAATCACAGGGCCGATGAAATGCACCAGTGGCAGGGGTACGCCTTCAAAAAATTCTACCCCCGCTTCCCGGACTACCCATCGGTCAATACTGAGTTCAACTGGCCCTACAACCGCCCGGTAATCCGTTTTGCCGATGTATTGCTTATGGCAGCCGAACTGAACTCTCCCAATGCCCAGGACTATTTCAACAGGGTAAGGATGCGGGCATACGGCGACGATTTTGAAGAGATTCCAGCAACACGCGAAAACATTATGGAAGAGCGCAGGCTGGAGTTTGCCGGTGAAGGCATTCGCTACTGGGACCTGCTTCGCATGGGCCTGGATACAGCCGCCGAGAAAATCAACGCCCAGGCCACCGCGGAAATCCGGATTAACTTCCGCACGGAACGTCTGGGTCTGTTGCCCATCCCACAATCCGAAATCAACCTCTCGGACCGCACGCTGGTGCAAAATCCCGGATATAACTGA
- a CDS encoding TonB-dependent receptor, with product MNNYKSILLFLVAAVFFGAVNADAQTVRGTVVDAETGESLIGVNIMLHGTNIGTTTGMEGDFTLNVPDLEGTLVFRYVGFVTQRVSIDGRERIDIDLEPDVIYGDELIVVGYGLQQRSLVTGAISRIEASDIEQAAPLRVEQALQGRTAGVTVMQNSGQPGSGATVRIRGIGTTGDAEPLYVVDGMPVGGIDYLNPADIASIEVLKDASATAIYGARGANGVVMITTQQGSPGPLQVNYTGYVGFQNPWRETNLLDAPDYMKIMNESYANDGRAIPFPDIDDRVAEIGSGTNWQDEVFYYNAPVTDHTLRLSGGTETSTYMASMSYRHQDGIVAQGKSKFERMSFRVNSNHKRGRLEYGTRLTYTNKTTRGIDPNEEFGGIMSRVANIDPVTPVYDEDGNFAGSPFASQEVVNPVAAIEIINSEWKEDKFVGGLFGNFNFSDRLSLRSTLDLDLAYGNTRSFNPIYNLGGNVSNSTTSATQEQNKWITWQTSHVLRFQDQISDHNFSVLAGFELLDYRNEYLGGVAYDLTMESFDHSWLSVGTDEENQANWGGLGLESLASYFGRVNYDYNNRYMLEGVLRFDGSSKFGPDDRWGMFPAVSVGWVISREDFLRDNDYISYLKLRAGWGQNGSDNIGQFSYTPLITTHAGYGFGMDPSVVTGAYPAQIANPNLRWETSEQISIGLETAFLDHRLYFNFDVYNKETKGLLLAAPIPAFIGNAPPTVNGGTVRNRGFEVESGFRQTFGDWRVNLNLTGTYNSNEMTKIENEEGRLFGAGVSTSMDHVAMAMVGKPIAFFWGYETAGIFQNEAEIQAHVNSEGELIQPNARPGDLIFVDQNDDGQITDEDRVKIGNPYPDFTMGFNIDLSYQNWDLNMFWYGAFGQDIFTGGTRRHDLPMPNWKDDVLDRWTEENPSTSHPRVTIDDPNGNYTRPSDFFVEDGSYVRLRNISLGYTLPPNISSLAGASRLRLYVSAQNLLTFTGYSGHDPEIGSYGALNVGIDRNIYPQARTFTMGINLDF from the coding sequence ATGAACAATTACAAATCGATACTACTTTTTTTAGTGGCGGCAGTGTTTTTCGGTGCGGTTAATGCCGATGCACAGACCGTCAGAGGAACGGTAGTTGATGCCGAGACGGGCGAATCCCTGATTGGTGTCAACATAATGCTTCACGGAACCAATATTGGAACGACAACCGGTATGGAGGGTGATTTTACTCTCAATGTCCCTGATCTTGAGGGAACCCTGGTGTTCCGTTACGTTGGCTTTGTGACACAGCGGGTCAGTATAGACGGACGGGAGCGGATCGATATTGATCTGGAACCTGACGTGATCTACGGTGACGAGCTGATCGTAGTTGGATATGGCCTGCAACAGCGGAGCCTTGTGACGGGAGCCATATCCCGCATTGAGGCGAGCGATATCGAGCAGGCGGCTCCGTTGCGGGTTGAACAGGCGCTTCAGGGCCGCACGGCGGGAGTGACGGTGATGCAGAACTCCGGTCAGCCCGGATCCGGCGCCACGGTCAGGATCCGCGGTATTGGAACAACGGGCGATGCCGAACCGCTCTATGTGGTTGACGGAATGCCGGTCGGCGGTATTGATTACCTTAATCCCGCCGATATTGCATCTATTGAAGTTCTAAAGGATGCTTCCGCCACAGCCATTTACGGTGCGCGTGGAGCCAACGGGGTGGTCATGATCACCACGCAGCAGGGCTCTCCCGGACCCCTGCAGGTAAACTACACGGGTTATGTCGGTTTCCAGAACCCGTGGCGGGAAACCAATCTGCTGGATGCCCCGGACTACATGAAGATCATGAACGAAAGTTATGCCAACGACGGACGGGCCATTCCTTTTCCTGATATCGACGACCGCGTGGCGGAAATCGGATCGGGCACAAACTGGCAGGACGAGGTGTTCTACTACAATGCGCCGGTCACAGATCACACTCTCAGGCTTTCGGGCGGTACTGAGACCTCAACCTACATGGCCTCCATGTCATACCGCCATCAGGACGGTATCGTGGCGCAAGGAAAATCGAAATTTGAGCGGATGTCTTTTCGTGTGAACTCCAACCACAAGAGGGGACGGCTTGAATACGGAACACGCCTTACCTATACAAACAAGACAACCCGTGGAATTGACCCCAACGAGGAGTTCGGCGGGATCATGTCCCGTGTCGCCAACATCGATCCGGTCACACCGGTCTATGATGAAGATGGCAACTTCGCCGGTTCTCCCTTCGCTTCCCAGGAGGTGGTGAACCCGGTGGCAGCTATCGAAATCATCAACTCCGAATGGAAAGAGGACAAATTTGTCGGCGGGCTTTTCGGGAACTTCAATTTCTCTGACAGATTGAGCCTCAGATCCACTCTGGATCTGGATCTTGCCTATGGTAATACCCGCTCATTCAATCCCATCTATAACCTTGGCGGGAATGTTTCCAACTCAACAACCTCAGCCACCCAGGAACAGAACAAGTGGATCACCTGGCAAACCAGCCACGTGCTGAGATTCCAGGATCAGATATCGGATCACAACTTCAGTGTACTGGCCGGATTTGAGCTGCTGGACTACCGCAACGAGTACCTCGGTGGTGTTGCATACGACCTGACCATGGAGTCCTTTGACCATTCATGGCTTTCCGTGGGTACGGACGAGGAAAACCAGGCAAACTGGGGCGGCCTCGGGCTGGAGTCGCTGGCATCTTACTTCGGCCGCGTTAATTACGACTACAACAACCGGTATATGCTGGAAGGTGTCCTTCGATTTGACGGATCCTCCAAATTTGGTCCCGACGACCGCTGGGGGATGTTCCCGGCCGTGTCAGTGGGCTGGGTCATTTCACGGGAGGATTTTCTGCGGGACAACGACTACATCAGCTACCTGAAACTGCGCGCGGGCTGGGGCCAGAATGGCAGCGACAATATCGGTCAGTTTAGCTACACCCCGCTCATCACCACCCACGCCGGGTACGGTTTCGGCATGGATCCTTCCGTGGTAACCGGGGCTTATCCCGCACAGATTGCCAACCCGAACCTCCGATGGGAAACTTCCGAGCAGATCAGCATCGGATTGGAAACGGCATTCCTGGACCACCGTCTCTACTTTAATTTCGATGTCTACAACAAGGAGACCAAGGGCCTGCTGCTGGCAGCTCCGATCCCGGCTTTCATTGGCAACGCACCGCCTACGGTTAATGGAGGAACGGTACGCAACAGGGGATTTGAAGTTGAGTCCGGGTTCCGTCAAACGTTCGGTGACTGGCGCGTCAACCTCAACCTGACCGGTACCTACAACAGCAATGAAATGACCAAAATCGAGAACGAGGAGGGCCGCCTGTTTGGCGCCGGCGTTTCAACTTCGATGGATCATGTGGCCATGGCCATGGTGGGCAAACCCATCGCTTTCTTCTGGGGATACGAGACGGCAGGAATTTTCCAGAACGAAGCCGAGATCCAGGCGCATGTCAATTCCGAAGGTGAACTGATCCAGCCGAATGCACGTCCCGGTGACCTTATCTTTGTCGATCAGAATGATGACGGACAGATCACCGATGAAGACCGTGTCAAAATCGGAAATCCCTATCCCGATTTTACCATGGGGTTCAATATCGACCTCAGCTACCAGAACTGGGATCTGAACATGTTCTGGTACGGCGCATTCGGGCAGGATATTTTCACAGGCGGCACCCGGCGCCACGATCTGCCCATGCCCAACTGGAAGGATGATGTACTCGACCGATGGACCGAAGAGAACCCCTCAACAAGCCATCCTCGCGTAACCATCGACGACCCCAACGGGAATTATACCAGACCGTCCGACTTCTTTGTCGAAGACGGAAGCTATGTCAGACTCAGAAACATCAGCCTGGGATATACGCTGCCACCGAACATCTCCAGCCTGGCCGGAGCCTCCCGCCTGAGACTCTATGTTTCTGCCCAGAACCTGCTGACGTTCACCGGATACTCCGGTCATGATCCTGAAATCGGCTCCTACGGAGCGCTGAATGTGGGCATCGACCGAAATATCTATCCGCAAGCCCGCACATTTACCATGGGTATCAATCTTGATTTTTAA